The following proteins are co-located in the Hevea brasiliensis isolate MT/VB/25A 57/8 chromosome 11, ASM3005281v1, whole genome shotgun sequence genome:
- the LOC110650737 gene encoding TOM1-like protein 9: MVNSMVERATSDMLIGPDWAMNIEICDMCNHDPAIAKDVVKGIKKRIGSKNSKVQLLALTLLETIVKNCGDIVHMHVAEKDVLHEMVKIVKKKPEFHVKQKILILIDTWQEAFGGARARYPQYYAAYQELLRAGAVFPQRSERSAPVFTPPQTQPLTSYPQSLRNNENRLEAAESSAESEFPTLSLTEIQNARGIMDVLAEMLSALDPGNKVGLRQEVIIDLVEQCRTYKQRVVHLVNSTADESLLCQGLALNDDLQRVLAKHEAISSGTPAPAAPEKPKPESGGALVDVGGPLVDAGGSHKQPVEGSASASGLMNQLLLPAPPATNGPTTPAAANPKMDLLSGDDFSSPKAENSLALVPVGEPQPTTTPSKQNALALFDMFSDSSNPPNAVNVHPAHLAGLTNSSTPQIQQQFNSHPLEAGIYTNGIAPNMGSPRNEHSPYMQAASPAWNGHVPQQQHLQPASPVFGAQGSGSLPPPPWEAQPADGSPVAGTQYPQPMQVTQVVVTHAQPVQSGMRPQALQPSVNDHLVGMYIQPITTGQLLPFNNPVGQSNQLGLHPQAVQGGTYMGMLPQPMQTGQIAAMYPQHVYGNQMAGYGYAPQGTQYLEQQMYGLTFRDDSTLRNSSYQVATSSYLPPKKPSKPEDKLFGDLVDIAKLKTTKSTPERAGSM; encoded by the exons ATGGTGAATTCTATGGTTGAACGGGCCACCAGCGACATGTTGATCGGGCCTGACTGGGCCATGAACATCGAGATCTGTGATATGTGTAATCACGACCCTGC AATAGCAAAGGATGTTGTTAAAGGTATAAAGAAGCGCATCGGAAGTAAGAATTCGAAAGTTCAACTTCTTGCACTAACA CTATTGGAAACCATTGTAAAGAATTGTGGGGACATTGTCCATATGCACGTTGCAGAGAAAGATGTTCTACATgagatggtgaagatagtgaagaAAAAG CCTGAATTTCATGTCAAACAGAAGATACTGATTCTAATAGACACCTGGCAAGAAGCTTTTGGTGGAGCAAGGGCAAGATATCCACAATATTATGCTGCATATCAAGAGTTGTTG CGTGCTGGGGCTGTGTTCCCTCAGAGATCTGAGAGGTCTGCGCCTGTATTTACACCTCCTCAAACACAACCTTTGACATCTTATCCTCAAAGTCTGCGGAATAATGAGAATCGGCTAGAGGCAGCAGAGTCTTCTGCAGAGTCTGAGTTCCCAACATTGAG CTTGACAGAAATTCAGAATGCGCGGGGTATCATGGATGTCCTTGCAGAGATGTTAAGTGCATTAGATCCAGGAAACAAAGTG GGACTTAGGCAGGAGGTTATTATTGACTTGGTGGAACAATGCCGTACATACAAGCAAAGAGTAGTACATCTTGTTAATTCAACTGC GGATGAATCATTGCTATGCCAAGGGCTTGCATTAAATGATGATTTGCAGCGTGTACTAGCCAAGCATGAAGCTATTTCTTCAGGAACTCCTGCTCCTGCTGCACCTGAGAAACCAAAGCCTGAATCTGGTGGGGCACTTGTGGATGTTGGTGGTCCTCTAGTTGATGCCGGAGGCAGCCACAAACAACCTGTCGAGGG ATCTGCTTCAGCTTCTGGTTTAATGAATCAATTGTTGCTCCCTGCACCTCCTGCAACTAATGGTCCAACTACTCCAGCAGCTGCCAATCCCAAAATGGACTTGTTGAGTGGGGATGACTTTAGCTCACCAAAGGCTGAGAATTCACTGGCTCTTGTTCCTGTGGGAGAGCCACAGCCAACTACTACTCCATCTAAGCAGAATGCCCTTGCTCTTTTTGACATGTTTTCTGACAGTAGCAACCCCCCAAATGCTGTCAATGTGCACCCTGCCCATTTAGCTGGACTAACAAATTCTTCGACTCCTCAAATCCAACAGCAATTTAATTCTCATCCCCTAGAAGCTGGAATTTACACAAATGGAATTGCCCCAAATATGGGATCACCGCGGAATGAGCATTCACCATACATGCAAGCTGCTAGTCCTGCCTGGAATGGACATGTTCCTCAGCAACAGCATCTGCAGCCAGCCTCACCAGTTTTTG GCGCTCAAGGCAGTGGGTCACTACCTCCACCTCCATGGGAAGCTCAACCAGCAGATGGCAGCCCTGTGGCAGGCACTCAATACCCTCAACCAATGCAAGTTACTCAGGTGGTTGTGACGCACGCACAGCCAGTACAAAGTGGCATGCGGCCTCAGGCTCTGCAACCTTCTGTGAATGACCATTTAGTGGGTATGTACATTCAGCCCATCACAACTGGCCAATTGCTGCCATTTAATAACCCGGTTGGACAGAGCAATCAGTTAGGTTTGCATCCTCAAGCAGTCCAAGGAGGGACGTATATGGGTATGCTCCCTCAGCCAATGCAAACTGGGCAAATAGCTGCAATGTATCCTCAACATGTGTATGGCAACCAAATGGCAGGATATGGGTATGCTCCACAAGGGACGCAGTATCTTGAGCAGCAAATGTATGGGCTGACTTTCAGGGATGATAGCACTTTGAGAAACTCGTCTTATCAGGTTGCCACATCATCTTACTTGCCACCCAAGAAGCCTTCCAAGCCAGAAGACAAGCTGTTTGGAGACCTGGTTGACATTGCAAAACTCAAGACAACAAAATCTACTCCTGAAAGAGCTGGTAGCATGTGA